A stretch of the Cucurbita pepo subsp. pepo cultivar mu-cu-16 chromosome LG16, ASM280686v2, whole genome shotgun sequence genome encodes the following:
- the LOC111777606 gene encoding histone deacetylase HDT1-like translates to MEFWGVEVKPGQALSVQPGDQKYLHLSQATLGELKKDKANESVTIFVKIGDQKLVLGILSAEKFPQLSFDLVFEKEFELSHNGKSGSIYCLGYQASAEDQEHEEYSDSDFGSEDEELTLQPVQNGKPSQEEEKSIVGKNSKKAEVKSLVPSKEEGDDDSEDDDDSDEDEDSDDDSDEEMLGADSDSDDEDDGTESEEETPKKVESAKKRPNESASKTPVSKKAKVASAEKTGSKKGGHTDTPHPAKKPVKTPSKAETPKSAGQVSCKSCDRSFGSDSALQSHSKAKHGGK, encoded by the exons GTGTTGAAGTTAAGCCTGGTCAGGCACTCTCTGTGCAGCCTGGAGATCAGAAGTATCTGCATCTATCACAG GCGACTCTAGGTGAACTAAAGAAGGACAAAGCGAATGAATCCGTGACAATTTTTGTGAAGATTGGTGACCAGAAGCTTGTTTTGGGAATTCTCTCTGCTGAGAAGTTCCCTCAGCTATCATTTGATCTAGTGTTTGAAAAGGAATTTGAGCTCTCCCACAACGGGAAGAGTGGAAGTATTTACTGTTTGGGATACCAGGCTTCTGCCGAGGACCAAGAACA TGAAGAGTATTCTG ATTCTGATTTTGGCTCAGAAGATGAGGAACTTACATTGCAGCCTGTTCAGAATG GAAAACCTAGCCAGGAGGAGGAGAAGTCCATTGTgggaaaaaattcaaagaaagcAGAAGTCAAGTCTCTTGTGCCGAGCAAGGAGGAAGGGGATGATGACTCTGAAGATGACGATGACTCTGATGAGGACGAGGATTCTGATGATGACTCTGATGAG GAGATGCTTGGAGCTGACAGTGACTCTGACGATGAAGATGATGGTACTGAAAGTGAGGAGGAGACACCAAAGAAG GTTGAATCAGCCAAGAAGAGGCCAAACGAGTCTGCCTCGAAGACTCCTGTTTCCAAGAAGGCAAAAGTAGCTTCGGCTGAGAAGACAG GTTCGAAGAAGGGGGGCCATACAGATACTCCCCACCCTGCCAAGAAACCCGTGAAAACTCCTTCCAAGGCAGAAACCCCAAAATCCGCAGGCCAGGTCTCTTGCAAATCCTGTGACAG GTCATTTGGTTCCGACAGTGCTCTTCAGTCGCACAGTAAAGCCAAGCATGGTGGTAAGTGA
- the LOC111777607 gene encoding histone deacetylase HDT1-like: MEFWGVEVKSGKPLVVKPGIQKYLHLSQATLGEIKKDKANENVTIFLKIGDQKLVLGILSAEKFPQLSFDLVFEKEFELSHNGKSGSVYCAGYQAFAEDQEQDGYFDSDSGSEDEELALPPAQNGKPSQKEEKSISDKSNGAKAASLKKPNVKPLEPSKDEDDESDDDDESDEDEDSDDESDEEMLNADGGDSDDEDDDSDSDEETPKKIEPTKKRSNESATKSTPLPAKKAKLASPGKTDSKKGGHTATPHPAKKTGKTPAAKLESPKSGGQFSCKSCDRAFGSDGALQSHSKAKHGGK; encoded by the exons ATGGAGTTTTGGG GTGTTGAAGTCAAGTCTGGTAAGCCACTTGTTGTGAAGCCTGGAATTCAAAAATATCTGCATCTGTCACAG GCGACTCTAGGCGaaataaagaaagacaaaGCGAATGAAAATGTGACTATTTTCTTGAAGATTGGTGACCAGAAGCTTGTTCTGGGAATTCTCTCCGCAGAGAAGTTTCCCCAGCTATCATTTGATCTCGTGTTTGAGAAGGAATTTGAGCTCTCCCACAACGGGAAGAGTGGAAGTGTTTACTGTGCTGGATACCAGGCTTTCGCGGAGGATCAAGAACA GGATGGTTACTTTG ATTCTGATTCTGGCTCGGAGGATGAAGAACTTGCATTGCCCCCTGCTCAAAATG GAAAACCTAGTCAGAAGGAGGAGAAGTCTATTTCAGATAAAAGTAATGGTGCAAAGGCCGCTTCTTTGAAGAAGCCAAATGTGAAGCCTCTTGAACCAAGCAAGGATGAGGATGACGAGTCTGATGACGATGATGAATCTGACGAGGATGAAGATTCTGATGATGAATCTGATGAG GAAATGCTTAATGCTGACGGTGGTGAttctgatgatgaagatgatgactCTGACAGTGATGAGGAGACACCGAAAAAG ATTGAACCAACCAAGAAGAGGTCGAATGAGTCTGCCACCAAGTCAACACCCCTCCCTGCAAAGAAGGCGAAGTTAGCTTCGCCTGGAAAGACTG ATTCAAAGAAGGGGGGCCATACTGCTACTCCACACCCAGCCAAGAAAACTGGTAAAACTCCTGCTGCCAAGTTAGAAAGCCCGAAATCCGGTGGTCAGTTCTCTTGCAAGTCCTGCGACAG GGCATTCGGTTCTGATGGTGCACTTCAGTCTCACAGTAAAGCTAAGCACGGGGGTAAGTAA